TCGAATTCCGTTCGCTGCGCCGTGCGTTCGGCGCCACCACCGCGCTGGACGGCCTCGATCTCACCGTCCGGCCGGGCGAACTGCTCGCCCTGCTCGGCCCCTCCGGCTGCGGCAAGACCACCGCACTGCGCATCCTGGCCGGGTTCGAGCAGCACGACGGCGGCCAGGTGCTGGTCGACGGCGAGGACATCACCCGGATCCCCGCGCACCGGCGCGACGCGGGCATGGTGTTCCAGTCCTACAGCCTCTTCCCGCACCTGACGGCCGCCGACAACGTGGCCTTCGGGATGCGGATGCGCGGCGCCGCCAAGGCCGCGCGGCGCAAGCGCGCGCTGGAACTGCTGGAGCTGGTCGGCCTTCCGCAGCACGCCGACCGCTACCCGCACCAGCTCTCCGGCGGACAGCAGCAGCGCATCGCGCTGGCCCGCGCGCTGGCCCTGGAGCCGAGGGTGCTGCTGCTGGACGAGCCGCTCTCCGCGCTCGACGCCAAGGTGCGGCTGAGCCTGCGCGAGGAGATCCGCCGGCTCCAGCAGGAGCTGGGCATCACCACCCTGTTCGTCACCCACGACCAGGAGGAGGCGCTGTCGATGGCCGACCGGGTCGCCGTACTGCGCGCGGGCCGCCTGGAGCAGTGCGCGACGCCGTCCGAGCTGTACGCCCGACCGGCCACCGCCTTCGTCGCCGAGTTCGTCGGCACCATGAGCCGCATCCCCTGCGAGCGCGCCGGTGAGGGGGTCGAGGTGCTCGGCCGCCGCCACCCGGTGGACGGCGCCGTGCCCGCCGACGGTGAACTGCACGTGCTGGTCAGGCCGGAGAAGGTCGCTCTGACGCCGGCCGAGGGCGGCCCGGCGCTGGTCGTGGCCGCGTCCTTCCTGGGCGCCGTCACCCGGCTGACCGTCCGGCTCGCCGACGGCACCGAGGTGAAGGCCGACCTGCCGACCGAGGCCGCCGCCGTCCTCCCGATCGGCAGCACGGCCGACATCACCCTGCCCGAGCGGCCGGTCCTGGTGGACCGGCGTCCGGCCTGAGACCGTCGGGTACGGCCCCGCAGCGCCCTCGGCACTCCCAGCGCCCTCGGTGCCACCTCGCCACCTCGCCGGGGTTCCGGAGACCGGGATGCCGGAGCGCCGGTGCACCGGGATGCCGGGGCACCGCGGCGCCGCACGACCCGCTCGACTCCCGCAGGACCCGCACCACTCGAAGCGCCCGAAAAGGTACCGCCATGCCTGACACCGCCATGTCCGACTCCGCCCCGCCCTGGGCCCCGCCCGCCGCCGTCCTGTTCGACATGGACGGCACCCTGGTGGACACCGAGCACCTCTGGTGGCAGGCCGCCGCCGAACTCGCCACCGAACTGGACCTCACCCTCACCGAACGGGACGTCCCCGAGGTGCTCGGCCGGGCCGTCGAACACACGGCGGCGCACCTGCACCGCAGTAGCGGCACCGCCCGGAGCGAGGCCGACCTCGTCGAGCGGCTCGGCGACAGCTTCGCCGGAAAGGTCGCCACCGAGATCGTCCCCCGCCCGGGTGCGCTCGCCCTGCTGGCGGCCCTGCACGACGCGCGGGTGCCGACCGCCCTGGTGTCGGCCTCCCCGCGCCGGGTCGTCGACCTGGTGCTCGGCAGCATCGGCAGCGAGTGGTTCACCGTCACCCTGGCGGCCGAGGACACCGAGCGGACCAAGCCCGCCCCCGACCCCTACCTCGCCGCCGCCGGCCTGCTCGGTCTCGACCCGGCCACCTGCGTCGCCGTCGAGGACACCCCCACCGGCGTGGCCTCGGCCCACGCGGCGGGATGCGCGGTGCTCGCCGTACCGTCCGCCGTCCCGATCGGGGCGGCCCCCCGGGTCACTCTGCTCGACAGTCTGGAGCAGGCGGACCTGGCCCTGCTCGGGAAGCTCGCCGCCGCCCCGGCGGTTTGACGGGCCGTGCCCTATCTGCTGCTGAGCCTCGCCATCGTCAGTGAAGTCTGCGCGACCAGTTGCCTGAAGCTCACCGAGGGCTTCAGCCGGCTCTGGCCGAGCCTGGGCGTGGGCGTGGGCTACGTGCTCTCCTTCGCCCTGCTCGGACAGGCTCTGAAGCACATACCGGTCTCCGTCGCGTACGCGGTCTGGTCCGGGGCCGGGACAGCCGCCGTGGCCGGCATCGGCGTCCTCGCCTTCGGCGAGAGCCTCGGCCGAGCCCAGTGGCTGGGCCTCGCCCTGATCATCGCCGGCGTGGTGGCGCTGAACCTGCGCGGCGGTCACTGACGCCGGGCGGGTCGCGTCGATCGGATTCCGCGACGGCCACGGGGCCGCCACGGGGCCGCCGGCCGCCTTCCACCGGGGCGGTAACGGCGGGCTGAGGGGCGCGGAGCCGGGCGGACCGTGGCCGCCTCTGGTCACGGCCGAATGTCCCACCATGCCGACTGCGACGCGCGGTGTGAGCGGATGGACAGAATATGTAGGCCGGTCTATTCTTTCGGCATGGGAGCAAAAGGCGAGGAGACACGCGCCCGACTGATCGCCGCCACCCGGGCGCTCATCGAGGCGCAGGGCTACTTCGGCACCGGGCTCAACCAGGTACTGGCCGAGAGCGGGGCACCACGAGGCTCGCTGTACTTCCACTTCCCCTCCGGGAAGGACCAACTGGTCACCGCCGCCCTGACCGAAGCAGGCCAGGAGATCAGCGGACTCATCGACTCCTTTGCCTACGAGAAGCTCAGCGCGGCGGTCATCGTCCGACGACTGCTGGACGCGTTCAGCGACCGGATGGAAGGGTCCGCCTACAGCAAGGGCTGCCCGATCGCCACCGTGGCCCTGGAGGTGGCGGGCGGGAACGAGGAGCTGCGGCGGGTCTGCGCCGAGGTCTACGACACCTGGCAACAGGCGCTGGCCGCACAGCTGGTGACCGAGGGGCGGGCACCGGGGGCGGCCGACGCCACCGCCGGCGCGGTGCTGGCCCAGTTCGAAGGCGCACTGCTGCTCGCCCGTGTACGACACAGCCATACGCCGCTGGACCAGGCCGCGCTCACGATCCAGCTGCTGCTCGCCATGTCCTGAGTCGGGCAGGGCAGGGGTGGTCGGGGCCGGCATGGGACCAGAAATATGTAGACCGGTCCAGCCAGGAGCACTCTCCGCCCCACCGCCAGCCAGCACCGCCGCGTCGGGCGCCCGCACCGATGCACACCGCGACGGGGCCGGCGCGGCCTGTCGCGCACGAACGACGAGCCCTCTCGCACACCACCGGCACCGCGCCTCACACCCGCCCCACACCCTCCACTCCTCGCCGGCCCTCCCACTCTCGACTGCGCTCAAATTATGTAGATCGGTCTACCGATAGGAGCTCTCATGCCCTCCCCCCTCCCCGACCCCAGCCCCGAACCCGCCCCGCAAGCCCCCACCACCCTGCAAGCCCCGCAAGCCCCCACCACCCCGCAAGCCCCACAAGCCCCACAAGCCCCACAAGCCTCCACCCTGCAAGCCCCACAAGCCCCCGGCACTCTCGTGCTCGGCGCCTCCGGTTTCATCGGCCGCTGGCTCGTCCTCGAACTCCTGACCTCCGGCCGCACGGTCGCCGCCGCCGTCCGGGGTGGCGCGCGGCGCGACAGCGAGTTCCGCGAGTGGCTCCGCGGGCACGGCGCGGACGACCGCGGGCTGATCACGGTCGAAGCCGACATCACCCGCCCCGGGCTGGGCCTGGGCCCGCTCGACGACGCACGCCTCGCGACCGTCCGCGACGTCTTCAACACCGCGGCCCTCTACCGCTTCGGGCTGCCCAGAGCAGACGCCTACGAGGCCAACGTGGGCGGCGCGCTGCACGCCCTGCGCTGGGCGTCCACCCGACCGCGGCTCCGCCGCCTCGTGCACATCTCGGGCTATCGCGTCGGGGGTGGCCCCGCCGTCTTTCCGCTCCCGGCCCACGAGGCCGATGCGCGATACGCCCGACTCGGTGCCTACGAGGCGTCGAAGCTGGAGGGCGACGCGGCGGTCCGCAGCGAGGCGGTCAGGCTGGGTGTGCCGCTGACCGTGGTCAACCCGAGCAGCGTGATCGGACACTCCGTCACAGGCGAGGCAGGCCAGTACCTCGGACTGGCCACCGTCGTCGAGCAGTTGTGGCACGGCCGCCTCCCCGCGCTTCCCGGCAGCCGGCGTACCTTCCTCCCCGTGGTGGCGATCGACCATCTGGCCCGGTTCCTGGCGGCTGTGCCCGGGCACGAGAGCGACCCGGTCAGTCTTCACACGGTGCTCGACCCGGCGACGCCCGATCTCCCCGAGCTGGTCAACATCGTGGCCGAACACCTCGGCGTTCGCGCACCGCGCCGGCACGTCCCGACGGCCGTCCTTCGCCGGCTGCCCCGCGCGCTCACCCGCACGGATCCCGACACGCTCTCCTTCCTCTCCGAGGACCGCTACGACACCTCCTCCGCCGACCGGTTGGCCGAGGCCGCCGGTCTCCGGCATCCACCCGTCGAGGAGTTGCTGCGACGCTGGGCCGGCCGACTGGTCGCCGATCGGTTCGGCGCCGCACCGGGACCGGTGCTCGGCGGAGCCTGCGGCCGGCCGCCCGGCTCCTTCATCGGGCTCGCCGGGAGCCGCAGTTACGTCGCGGGTGAGCGGGAGGCACCCGGCTACGTCCTGCTGCACGGCCTTCCGCTGGACTCGGACAGCTGGCACGAGCTCGCGGACCGCCTCCCGGCGCCCTCGCTGCTCGCCGACCTGCCCGGGCTCGGGCGATCGTCACCCGCCACCGGCAGCACCGCACAGTGGGTCGCGGAGCTGCTGGCGCCGGTCCGTTCACGGCCCGTGATCGTCGCGCACTCGGCGGCCGCCGGTCCCGCGCTGCTCCACGCGGCGGCGCACCCCGAACAGGTGGCCGGTGTGGTCCTGTTGGCGCCGTACTTCCTGCAGCCGCGCCCACCCCGGGCGGTCCGGACCGTCCGGATCACCGCGACGGTCCTGCGCCGGGCTCCCTCCCGCCTCCTGGCCGGTGCTCTGCTCGGCCAGGCCCCCCGCAGTGCGGAGGTCGACGCCACGGTGGCCGCAGCAGCGCTCGGCCTGCGCCGGCCGGGTGTCGCCGGACGAACCGCTCGCCATCTTCGGAGCATCCAACTGCGCTCGCACAGAGCGGCCTTGATGGATCTGCTCCGATCCAGCCCGGTGCCCGTACAGCTGGTGACCGGCGAGTTCGACCCGCTGACGGTACCGGTTCCCGCCAACCCCGCGATCGCACTCCCGGTCGTCACCGTGTCGGGCGCGGGCCATTACCCGCAGCTGAGTCACTCCACCCGACTCGCCGATGTCCTGGCCGAGACGATCGCCGCCCCGCCCCTGGAGCCGACCGGCGCAGGGCAGACCAGCACCGGGCGGATGAGCACCCGGCAGACCAGCACCCGGCCGAACTCGGGCCCGACCGACACCGTTCGCACCGACGGGCGATGATCCTCGATCGGCCGAACCACCGGGCCACCGGACCGCCAGACCGACCCGCAGCGAGCTCGACCCGGCGCAGGCCCACACTCAGGCCCACACCCAGGCCCCCGCCCAGGCCCCCGCCCAGGCGCCCCCGACCGGCCCCGGCCGGCAGCCCCACCGAGACCATCAGCCCCGAGCCCACCCGAAACCACCCGAGCCCACCCGGCGGGGTCACCCGCCGAATCCGCCCACCCCGCCTGTGCCGCAGTGGAGTTACCGCGTACCCCGGCGGCCGGCCACTCGCCGTTCACGCGCAGGACGCCGCCCTTCGGGTCAATAGGTGCAGTTGTACAACCAACTTGACCTGAAGGATCCCCGTGGCCACAGGCAGCACCCTCACCCTCAGCTCAACCGGCAGTCCCACCGAAGGTGACAAGCTCACCTTCCACTGGACCACCGGCGCACCCGACGCCAAGAACTGGGTGGGCGTCTACGACGGCACCCGCCAGCCCGGCACCGGTTCCTCGCTGCTCTGGAAGTACACGCCCGGAGGCTCGGGCGACGTCCAGTTGGACACCTCCGCGCTCACCGGCGGCCCCTACACGGCCTATCTGCTCGCCAAGGACGGCTACGGCATCCTGGCGCAGAGCGCGCCGTTCACCTTCCGGCCGAAGCCCGCCGTACCGCGCCCGCACGCGGCGGTCGACGCGCTGACCGCGACCGCCGTGACGCCGGGTGCGGCCGTCACCGTGAAGCTCGGCAAGCTCTGGGCCCGGCCCGCCGGCAACCCGGCCGGCACGGCGACCTTCCGCCGGATCGGCGGCGACGGCTGGCTGTCCGTCGCCGCCGACGGAACGGTGACCGGCACCGCGCCCACGACCGCCCCCGCGCACCCGGCCGTGCTCACCGTCGCGGTCAAGGACAGCGCCGGCGCCACGGACACGATGACCGTCCTGGTGCCGGTGCGCCCCGCCGCCGGGCCGCTGCGGCTCAAGACCGCCGCCTGGAACCTGTGGGACGCGGGAACCCACGTCACCGACGCGCTGGAGAAGCAGCTGCGGGTGATCCTCACCCAGGGGCTGGACGTGCTGGCGCTCCAGGAGACCGCCGGCACCGCGGCCCAGGCCCTGGCCGACGCGCTCGGCTGGTACGCCTACCAGAGCGCCGGCAGCGTCGGCGTGCTCAGCCGTTACCCGCTCACCGCCGTCACCGCGGTGACCTCCGCCCTGCCCGCCGCCGGCGTCACCCTGCAGCTGCCCGGCGGCCGCACCGCCCGGTTCTGGGCCGCCCACCTGAGCGAGGCCGGCTACGGCCCGTACGCCGTGCAGGACGGCCAGAGCGCGGCCCAGGTGGAGGCGGCTGAGAACGCCTCCGTCCGTCTGCAGCAGGCCAGGGCACTGGCGACGGCGGTCAAGGCGGACGTCCTCACCGGCGCTCCGGTACTGCTGGCGGCGGGCCTCGCCTCACCCTCCCACCTGGACTGGACGGCGGCCACCGGCCGGCCGCTCAACTGGCCGGTCACCGTGGCACTCCAGGCCGCCGGCCTGACCGACGCGTTCCGCAGCGCGCATCCCGACCCGGTGGCTCTTCCCGGCAACACGTGGTCCCCGACCCGCAAGGTACGGGGCAGCAAGCCGGAGCCGCAGGACCGGATCGACCAGGTGCAGTTCGCCGGCCCGCTCACCCTGGTCGAGGCCCACACCCTGGCCACCGGCTGGCCCCAGGCCGACCCCGCGACGGCCGCCAACGAGTGGCCCTCGGACACCGCCGCCGCCGTCGCCACCTTCACCCTCTGAGAGGCCGGTCCACCATGCCCGAGCTTTCCCGCCGTAGCTTCGTCGGCGCCACCGCGGCGGCGACCGCCACCGCCCTCGTCGGTCTCGACGCCGCTCCCGCCACCGCGGCGACGCCGGCCGCCGGCAGTGTCGCGGATGTGAAGCACGTGGTGATCCTGATGCAGGAGAACCGCAGCTTCGACCACTACTTCGGCACCCTGAACGGCGTCCGCGGCTTCAACGACAAGCAGGCGCTGCAGTTCCCCGACGGTACCGACGTGTACCGCCAGCCCGACGCCGGGCGCAGCGACGGCGGCGTGATGCTGCCCTACCGGATGGACACCTCGAAGTACAACTCCCAGAACGCCGGCGGCCTCGCCCACGACTGGGCGACGGGCCACCAGGCCATCAACAACGGCGCGATGAACAAGTGGGTGGCCGCCAAGGGCGAGCGCACCATGGGGTACTTCACCCGCGCCGACATCCCCTACCAGTACGCGCTCGCCGACGCGTTCACCCTCTGCGACGCGTACTTCTGCTCACTGGCCGGCCCCACCGACCCGAACCGGCTCTACCTGTGGACCGGCACCTCGGGCCCCGGGCGCGACGGCACCACCGGCCCGTGGATCGACAACACCCCCGTCACGGACAACCCGGTCGCCGACTGGACGACGTACGCCGAGCGGCTGCAGGCCGCCGGGGTGAGCTGGCGGGTCTACCACAACCCGAGCAAGGACGACCGCACCGGCGACTACGACGACAACGCCCTCTCGTACTTCAAGCAGTTCCACAACTTCCCCACCACCGACCCGCGGTACGTGAACGCGATGACGAAGTCCGACCCCGCCGCCTTCGACGCGCACTGCAAGGACGGCAGCCTGCCCACCGTCTCCTGGCTGGTCGCGCCCTACCTGTTCTCCGAACACCCCAACGCCGGCCCCGCCTACGGCGCGCACTGGGTGGACCAGGCCCTGCAGTCGCTGATGTCCAATCCCGAGGTGTGGAAGCACACCGCCTTCCTGGTGATGTACGACGAGAACGACGGCTACTTCGACCACGTGATCCCGCCCACCCCCGAGGCCGGCACGGCCGAGGAGTTCACCCAGGGTCGCGCGATCGGCCTCGGAAACCGCGTCCCGCTCTGGGTCGCCTCGCCCTGGTCCCGCGGTGGCTACGTCAACTCCCAGGTCTTCGACCACACTTCGGTCCTGCGGTTCCTGGAGACCGTCACCGGCGTCGCCGAGCCCAACATCTCCGCCTGGCGCCGCGCCGTCTGCGGCGACCTCACCAGTTGCTTCGACTTCACGGCCCCCGACTACTCGATACCCGCCCTGCCCGACACCACCGCCCTGATGGCCCGCGCCGACGCCGGCTCGTCGCTCCCCACCGTGGCGCTGCCCGCCACCGGCACCCAGGCGATGCCCGCGACCGAGCCGGGTGAGCGCCCGCACCGCCAACTGCCGTACCGGCCGTGGGCGGACGTCGCGACGGACCGGGCCACCGGCCTGGTCACCTGCACGATGACCAACGGCGGTTCGGTGGCGTTCCCGTTCACCGTCTACCCCAACACGGTGTTCGCGTTCGCGGGGACGCCGTACACGGTCGCCCCCGGAGCGAGCCGCACGTACACCTGGGACGCCACCGGCACCGACGGGCGCTACGACTTCACCGTCCACGGGCCCGACGGCTTCGTCCGCCGCTTCGCCGGCACGGTCGTCCGCACCGGCCAGGAGGACGTGGCGGTGCCGTCCGTCACCGCCGGCGCCCCCGGGGCGGGCGCCGCGACCGTCGCCGTGCTGCTCGCCAACGGCGGCCGGAGCGAGACCTCCTTCACGCTGACCCCGAACGACTTCGCCGGGGTCGCGCAGACCGCGTGGGTCGCGCCCGGCGCCGGCGTCACCGTCAACTGGCCACTGGATCAGGGACGTTACGACCTCACCGTGACGGCCGGCACCGGCACCCGGTTCGCCCAGCGGTACGCGGGCCGCCTGCACTGAGACCGGAACCGGCCGGGCGCCACCCCGCGCGGGGTGGCGGCCGGCCGGTGCGATGGGTCGCGCCCACCCGCCCGATCGCAGGCCGCTCAGCGGGCGAGCCGGCCCATCAGCCCCGATGCGGCGCCGATGCCGACGAGCGCCGCGAGGCAGAGCACGCCGAAATCCGCCCAGAGGTGGGAGGGGGTGCCCAGGAGCAGACCGCGCAGGGCGTCGACCTCGTAACTGAGCGGGTTGACCAGGCTGACGGCCTGGAGCCAGCCGGGCATCAGGGCGACCGGGTAGAGCGCGTTCGAGGCGAAGAACAGCGGCATGGTGATGGCCTGGCCGATGCCCATCAGGCGGTCCCGGGTGAGCACGATGCCGGCGATGGACATGGAGAGGCAGGAGAAGAACGCCGACCCGAGCACCACCACCACGACCACACCGAGCAGCCGCAGCGGGTTCCAGGTCATCGCGACGCCGAGCAGCGCGGCGATGACGATCACCACCACCGCCTGGATCACCGACTTCACCCCGGCGGCGAAGGCCTTGCCCGCCACCAGCGCGGAGTGCGGGGTGGGGGTGACCAGGAGTTTGGAGAGCACCCCCGAGTCGCGTTCCCAGATGATCATGATTCCGTAGAAGATCGCGATGAACATCGCGGACTGCGCGATGATCCCCGGAGCCAGGTAGTCCAGGTACGGGATGCCCCCGGTCGGAATCACCCGCAGCCGGGTGAAGGTCTCGCCGAAGATCAGCAGCCAGAGCGCCGGCTGAACGGCCCGGGTGTACAGCTCCGTACGGTCGTGCCGCAGCTTCTGGAGTTCGACCACGCACATGGCGCCGACCCGGGCGGGGAACACCTGCCAGCCGGAGCGGACCCTCGGCGGGGTGCCGAGCAGACCGATGGACGCGGCTCCCGGGGCGTCAGCCGACCCGGGACGCGGTGCGACGGGTGTTGCGGACATCGCGGAACTCCCCTCCTGCCTGGTCGTCGGTGAGGCCGCTGCCGGCGAAGTGCCGGAAGACGTCCTCCAGGGTGGGGGCCGGACCGCCCGCCTCGCCGGACCGCGCCCGCAGGTCGGCCAGTTCGGCCTTGAGCCGGGCGGGGGTGCCGAGCGCGCGGATCCGGCCCCGGTGCATCAGGGCGAGGCGGTCGCAGTACTGGTCCGCCTCGTCCATGTAGTGGGTGGTGACCAGGACGGTCATCCCGGTGGCCTCGCGGATTTCGGTGAGGCGGTCCCAGACGCTGGTACGCGCGATCGGGTCCAGCCCGATGGTCGGCTCGTCCAGGATCAGCAGCCGGGGTGCGCTGACCAGCGCCTGCGCCAGCTCCAACCGGCGGACCATGCCGCCGGAGTACGTCCCCGCCATCCGTCCGGCGGCCTCGCCGAGCCCGACCGCGTCCAGCGCCTGGGTGATCCTCGGCGCCCGCTCGCGGCGCGGCACGTCGTAGACCCGGGCGAACAGTTCGACGTTCTCGCGCCCGGTCAGGTTGGAGTCGGCGGAGAGCTGCTGCGGGACGTACCCCAGCAACCGCCGGACCGCCATCCGCTCCCGGGCCACGTCGTGGCCGAAGACCCGGACCATCCCGGGGGGCACGGGCAGCAGCGTGGTGATCGCCCTGATCGCGGTGGTCTTGCCCGCTCCGTTGGGGCCGAGCAGGCCGAACACCTCACCCGGCGCCACCGCGAGGTCCACGCCGTCCACGGCTCTGGTGCCGCCGAAACTGTGGACCAGGCCGGTGCAGCTCACCGCGTCCGCGGTACCGGCACCGGTACCGGTGTGGTCGGTCATCGCGTCGCCTCCTCCTCGTGCAGGTTCGCGGCCAGCCTGCGCAGTGCGGGCAGGGCCGCCGCGAGATGGGCCCGGTCCTCCTCCGTGAGCCGGTCCAGCTGCTCGCGCAACAGCGCGGCCCGGCGCTCCTCCCAGGCCCTCAGTCGCGCGGCCGCCGCCGGGGTGACCCTCAGCAGGGCCGCCCGCCCGTCCTGCGGGTCGGGCTCCCGGGCGAGCAGACCCAGCCCGACCAGCTGTCGGACCAGCGTCGACACCGAGTTGCCGGCCAGCCGCAGCTCCTCCGCCGCCTCCGAGACCCGCAACCCCGGCCGCGACCCGACCAGGCGCAGCAGTTCGACCTGCGCCCCCCTCAGCCGGGGGTCGGGCGCGCCGCGGCGAAGTCGGCGCCGCACCAGGCGGTTGATGCCGACCAGGAGTCCCTCGAAGTCGGCGGGGAGTGCCGGATCGTCCATGTCCCGATTTTAGCTCTCACTGAGAGCAAAAAGCTCGGGAATCCCACAACCGGCCGGGGAGCGCAGCCGGATGGGGCGCGGCCCCTCCCGGCGGACGGGCCGCCGGGGGCACGGGCGACGCCGTCGAGCACGACCCGGTCGCCGTGGGGCTCGCCCGACACGTTCGCCGCGACGGCCGGGCCGGGCGCTCCTCAGACGCTGCGGGCGACGATGTCGCCGTGGCCGGTGGTCGCGTGGATGTCCAGGTCGGCGACGCCGTCGGTGTTCCTGAGCGCGTTGTGGATCCGGCCGTGGGTGGTTCCGGCGTCCAGGGAGGCGCAGACGCCGCGGGCGACGCCGACCGAGACATCACCGGCCAGGGTGCGCAGCGTGACCGTTCCGCGCACGGCCTCGGCGATCCGGATGTCGCCCTTCTCGGTGCTGATCTCCGCGGGGCCGGCCAGCCGGCCGACCGAGACGTCGCCGGAGAGGAGGGTGAGGCGGGCACTCGCGGCCTCGTCGAGCTCGACCGAGCCCCGCGCACCCTCGAAGGCGACGTCGCCGAGCCTTCCGACGCCCCGGAACCCGGCGGCGGCCGCCTTCCCCTCGACCCGGGAGCCGGCCGGCAGCTGGACGGTCACCTCGACGGATCCGGAGTTGCCGAGGATCCGGTTCTTCGCCGGCGAGGCCCCGATCCGCAGCACGCCGTCGCCGAACTCGACCGTGACCTGCTCCGCCGCCTTCACGTCGTGCCCCTTCGCGGCGTCCGCGGGCCGGACCTCGACCGTGGTGTCGACCCGGTCGGCGGCGATGAACCGGATGTTCCCGGCGGGGATGTCGAAGATGGCGGAGATCGGGGCGGTGGTGTCGAACTTCTGCATCGTACTCTCCTGTGCTCGCTGTTTCTGACTTCGCAAACGCTACGTTGCGTTCAAGATTTCAGCAATAGATTCGTTGCACAGTAGATGCATCTTCGCAGGTAAGGACAGGAGAATCATTGCAATAGCCATGAATCTAATGCAACGTCAGTCCGCCCGATCGTTGCAATGAATTGAAGGTGAACGCTACCTCGGAAGCCTCGGGAGAACAGCGGGCCGGCGCCGGCGGGTGTGGCATCACCACCACCCGTCGGCGCCGGCCCGGTCGGCGCGGTCGTCCGTCAGCCCGCGAGCAGCTTCGGCAGCTCGGCGATCGAGGCGAGCACGTGCGTGGCGCCGTCCGCCCGCAGCCGCTCCTCGCCGTGCGCCCCGGTGAGGACGCCGGCGACGATCGGGGCACCCGCCCGAGTGCCGGTGAGCATGTCGTAGCCGGTGTCGCCCGCGACCGCGATCCGGTGCACGGAGTCGGTGCCGGTACGCAGCAGGGCGGTGAGGGCGAGGTCGGGGTAGGGACGGCCCCGGCCGGCCTCGGCGGGGCAGAGGGTGAGGTCCGCGATGTCCTGCCAGCCGAGGGCGGCCAGGATGCGGTCCTGGGTGGCGCGGGAGAAGCCGGTGGTGAGGACCACCTTCCGTCCCTGCGAGCGGAGTTCGGCGATCGCCTCGGCGGCGCCGGGCAGGGCCGAGCAGTGCCCGGCGTCGACCAGGTCGTGGTAGGCGGCCTCGAAGGCGAGGTTGGCGCGCTGGGCCTTGTCCTCCTCCCCGAAGAGATGGCGGAAGACCGAGATCTTGGACTCGCCCATGGTGGCGCGGACGTGCTCCAGCATGCGCTGGTGCTCGGGCCCTCCGCCGTCGACGCCGAGGCTCCCGGCGGCGGCGGCGAAGGCCCGCTCGACCAGACCGTCGTCGGCCACGGTGGTGCCTGCCATGTCGAGGACGACCAGGCGGATGTCGGTGCTC
The sequence above is drawn from the Kitasatospora sp. NBC_00315 genome and encodes:
- a CDS encoding ABC transporter ATP-binding protein, translated to MTTVTAPVAGAATAPGSAAVEFRSLRRAFGATTALDGLDLTVRPGELLALLGPSGCGKTTALRILAGFEQHDGGQVLVDGEDITRIPAHRRDAGMVFQSYSLFPHLTAADNVAFGMRMRGAAKAARRKRALELLELVGLPQHADRYPHQLSGGQQQRIALARALALEPRVLLLDEPLSALDAKVRLSLREEIRRLQQELGITTLFVTHDQEEALSMADRVAVLRAGRLEQCATPSELYARPATAFVAEFVGTMSRIPCERAGEGVEVLGRRHPVDGAVPADGELHVLVRPEKVALTPAEGGPALVVAASFLGAVTRLTVRLADGTEVKADLPTEAAAVLPIGSTADITLPERPVLVDRRPA
- a CDS encoding HAD family hydrolase, whose amino-acid sequence is MPDTAMSDSAPPWAPPAAVLFDMDGTLVDTEHLWWQAAAELATELDLTLTERDVPEVLGRAVEHTAAHLHRSSGTARSEADLVERLGDSFAGKVATEIVPRPGALALLAALHDARVPTALVSASPRRVVDLVLGSIGSEWFTVTLAAEDTERTKPAPDPYLAAAGLLGLDPATCVAVEDTPTGVASAHAAGCAVLAVPSAVPIGAAPRVTLLDSLEQADLALLGKLAAAPAV
- a CDS encoding multidrug efflux SMR transporter, with protein sequence MPYLLLSLAIVSEVCATSCLKLTEGFSRLWPSLGVGVGYVLSFALLGQALKHIPVSVAYAVWSGAGTAAVAGIGVLAFGESLGRAQWLGLALIIAGVVALNLRGGH
- a CDS encoding TetR/AcrR family transcriptional regulator, producing the protein MGAKGEETRARLIAATRALIEAQGYFGTGLNQVLAESGAPRGSLYFHFPSGKDQLVTAALTEAGQEISGLIDSFAYEKLSAAVIVRRLLDAFSDRMEGSAYSKGCPIATVALEVAGGNEELRRVCAEVYDTWQQALAAQLVTEGRAPGAADATAGAVLAQFEGALLLARVRHSHTPLDQAALTIQLLLAMS
- a CDS encoding alpha/beta fold hydrolase is translated as MPSPLPDPSPEPAPQAPTTLQAPQAPTTPQAPQAPQAPQASTLQAPQAPGTLVLGASGFIGRWLVLELLTSGRTVAAAVRGGARRDSEFREWLRGHGADDRGLITVEADITRPGLGLGPLDDARLATVRDVFNTAALYRFGLPRADAYEANVGGALHALRWASTRPRLRRLVHISGYRVGGGPAVFPLPAHEADARYARLGAYEASKLEGDAAVRSEAVRLGVPLTVVNPSSVIGHSVTGEAGQYLGLATVVEQLWHGRLPALPGSRRTFLPVVAIDHLARFLAAVPGHESDPVSLHTVLDPATPDLPELVNIVAEHLGVRAPRRHVPTAVLRRLPRALTRTDPDTLSFLSEDRYDTSSADRLAEAAGLRHPPVEELLRRWAGRLVADRFGAAPGPVLGGACGRPPGSFIGLAGSRSYVAGEREAPGYVLLHGLPLDSDSWHELADRLPAPSLLADLPGLGRSSPATGSTAQWVAELLAPVRSRPVIVAHSAAAGPALLHAAAHPEQVAGVVLLAPYFLQPRPPRAVRTVRITATVLRRAPSRLLAGALLGQAPRSAEVDATVAAAALGLRRPGVAGRTARHLRSIQLRSHRAALMDLLRSSPVPVQLVTGEFDPLTVPVPANPAIALPVVTVSGAGHYPQLSHSTRLADVLAETIAAPPLEPTGAGQTSTGRMSTRQTSTRPNSGPTDTVRTDGR
- a CDS encoding endonuclease/exonuclease/phosphatase family protein; the protein is MATGSTLTLSSTGSPTEGDKLTFHWTTGAPDAKNWVGVYDGTRQPGTGSSLLWKYTPGGSGDVQLDTSALTGGPYTAYLLAKDGYGILAQSAPFTFRPKPAVPRPHAAVDALTATAVTPGAAVTVKLGKLWARPAGNPAGTATFRRIGGDGWLSVAADGTVTGTAPTTAPAHPAVLTVAVKDSAGATDTMTVLVPVRPAAGPLRLKTAAWNLWDAGTHVTDALEKQLRVILTQGLDVLALQETAGTAAQALADALGWYAYQSAGSVGVLSRYPLTAVTAVTSALPAAGVTLQLPGGRTARFWAAHLSEAGYGPYAVQDGQSAAQVEAAENASVRLQQARALATAVKADVLTGAPVLLAAGLASPSHLDWTAATGRPLNWPVTVALQAAGLTDAFRSAHPDPVALPGNTWSPTRKVRGSKPEPQDRIDQVQFAGPLTLVEAHTLATGWPQADPATAANEWPSDTAAAVATFTL